A single genomic interval of Fructobacillus americanaquae harbors:
- the pdxT gene encoding pyridoxal 5'-phosphate synthase glutaminase subunit PdxT yields the protein MVIGVLDLQGAVDEHINMLAQSGVAGKKVLSEEDLNQVDGLIIPGGESTTMMNLLLKFALLKPLQEKVASGLPIFGTCAGLVLLSRPDALAGIKGEVERNGFGRQKDSFQANIDVAGFDQPFPGIFIRAPYLKQVAADVEVLAKIDGDRIIAVKHGNILATSFHPELSDDPRLHQLFSEMVSASV from the coding sequence ATGGTAATTGGTGTTTTAGATTTACAAGGTGCTGTTGACGAGCATATCAACATGCTTGCCCAGTCTGGTGTAGCAGGGAAAAAGGTTCTCTCAGAAGAAGATTTAAACCAGGTTGATGGTCTAATTATTCCTGGGGGTGAGAGTACAACAATGATGAACTTGTTGCTCAAATTTGCTTTATTAAAGCCTCTGCAGGAAAAAGTAGCGTCAGGACTGCCAATTTTTGGAACCTGTGCTGGTTTGGTACTCTTATCCCGCCCAGATGCCTTAGCCGGTATTAAAGGTGAAGTGGAGCGGAATGGTTTTGGCCGGCAGAAAGATAGCTTCCAGGCTAATATCGATGTAGCCGGTTTTGATCAGCCATTTCCCGGTATCTTTATCAGAGCTCCATACTTAAAGCAGGTTGCAGCTGACGTTGAAGTATTGGCAAAGATTGATGGCGATCGGATTATTGCCGTTAAACATGGTAATATTTTGGCAACGTCATTTCACCCGGAACTGTCTGATGACCCTCGGTTACATCAACTTTTCTCGGAGATGGTCAGCGCATCAGTTTGA
- the priA gene encoding primosomal protein N' codes for MALRYAQVVVDVPTQQTNRPYTYLIPDEIQAAVQPGVRVLVAFGHRSVLGYVLKTDVDLPTDLAVDQVKDILTVLDDHPVLNQEMLALSDELAQTNFSFQVSFLALMLPTALKASYKKRLRAHSDLLPADRLAYFDGQVERLVKTKDFSAKEWRRIRQLAAAGQLSIETVIENKGRIKTELAYQVTSDQDRLDHAKETLRQSAKSQATLLAFCLDHLGETFTKRDWLAQVDVAAATLTTGVKNGWLVKRQVEQKRRPGAMASGKIEAVKVLNEDQQKAYDAVTAAITSKEKTTFLLEGITGSGKTEVYLQAAQKAIDQGKQVLFLVPEIALTPQMQKRVADRFGDATAVLHSALSAGERYDEWRRIQSGQVKVVVGARSAVFAPLSHLGLIIVDEEHETSYSQSENPHYSARDVALWRGAYHQAPVVLGSATPSLESRARAQKGVYRLLTLTKRAAAAATLPPVKIVDMRQTVVQKGDTNFSTELLEKLKDHLARGEQAVLLLNRRGFSSFVMCRDCGYVPKDPNCNLAMTLHMDTKTLKCHYCDFQAPIPHICPNCGSKRIRYYGTGTEKVQEELGRVLPEYPVIRLDQDTTKKKGAMAQALADFGAKKAQILLGTQMVAKGLDFEDVTLVGVLNADTGLGLPDFRASEKTFELLTQVAGRAGRGNRAGEVVIQTFNPKHYALTFAKHHDYEGFYRQEMAIRHAGEFPPYYYTIQIQSSHPDENLVAVQSAKIGLWLRKKLPEDVLMLGPSPQAIAKLKGRYYFQILLKLKKPHEADSLLRDLVDRSQKAKAGFQLSVKRDPVTFM; via the coding sequence ATGGCACTCAGGTATGCACAGGTGGTGGTGGATGTTCCCACCCAGCAAACGAATCGGCCGTATACTTATTTAATTCCTGATGAAATTCAAGCTGCAGTGCAACCCGGTGTGCGTGTTTTGGTCGCCTTTGGTCACCGTTCGGTTTTGGGTTATGTGTTAAAAACTGATGTTGACTTGCCAACTGATTTAGCCGTTGACCAAGTTAAGGATATTTTGACTGTCTTGGATGACCATCCGGTTCTCAACCAGGAAATGCTGGCTTTGTCCGATGAATTGGCGCAAACTAATTTTTCATTCCAAGTCTCTTTTTTGGCCCTGATGTTGCCAACCGCTCTAAAGGCATCTTATAAAAAACGCTTACGGGCCCATTCAGACTTGTTGCCCGCCGACCGCCTGGCTTACTTCGATGGTCAAGTGGAGCGCTTGGTCAAAACCAAAGACTTTTCGGCTAAGGAATGGCGGCGGATACGCCAGCTAGCGGCCGCAGGTCAATTATCAATTGAAACGGTGATTGAAAATAAGGGCCGGATTAAAACGGAACTGGCCTATCAGGTAACCAGTGACCAGGACCGATTGGATCATGCGAAAGAAACGCTGCGTCAATCAGCTAAAAGTCAGGCTACTTTGTTGGCTTTTTGCCTGGACCACCTTGGTGAAACCTTTACGAAGCGCGATTGGTTGGCTCAAGTGGACGTTGCTGCGGCAACATTGACGACGGGTGTTAAAAATGGTTGGTTGGTGAAGCGCCAGGTTGAGCAAAAAAGGCGTCCAGGAGCGATGGCCTCTGGTAAAATTGAAGCGGTTAAGGTGTTAAATGAAGATCAGCAGAAAGCCTACGATGCCGTGACGGCAGCCATTACGTCCAAGGAAAAGACGACCTTTTTGCTTGAGGGGATTACCGGTTCTGGGAAGACCGAGGTTTACCTCCAGGCAGCGCAAAAGGCGATTGACCAGGGGAAACAAGTTCTTTTCTTAGTTCCCGAAATCGCATTGACGCCGCAAATGCAAAAACGGGTGGCCGACCGTTTTGGGGATGCAACTGCGGTCCTTCATTCTGCTTTGTCTGCCGGGGAACGCTATGATGAATGGCGGCGAATTCAATCCGGTCAGGTCAAGGTGGTGGTTGGGGCCCGGTCAGCGGTCTTTGCACCACTTTCTCATTTAGGCTTGATTATCGTTGATGAGGAACATGAAACTTCCTATAGTCAGAGTGAAAATCCGCATTATTCTGCCCGTGATGTGGCCCTGTGGCGTGGTGCCTATCATCAGGCGCCCGTTGTTTTAGGTTCGGCAACGCCTTCACTGGAAAGCCGGGCACGAGCACAAAAAGGTGTTTATCGGTTGCTGACGCTAACAAAACGGGCTGCGGCAGCGGCCACGTTGCCACCGGTTAAGATTGTTGATATGCGACAGACAGTTGTTCAAAAAGGGGATACCAATTTTTCAACCGAACTCTTGGAAAAGTTGAAAGATCATTTGGCTCGTGGGGAACAAGCGGTTTTGTTACTGAACCGGCGCGGCTTTTCATCCTTTGTAATGTGCCGGGATTGTGGCTACGTACCTAAAGACCCCAATTGTAACTTGGCCATGACTCTGCACATGGATACGAAAACCCTTAAGTGTCATTACTGTGACTTCCAAGCACCAATCCCACATATTTGTCCAAATTGCGGGTCCAAGCGCATCCGCTACTATGGCACAGGGACTGAGAAGGTCCAAGAAGAATTGGGCCGTGTGCTCCCGGAATACCCGGTCATTCGCTTGGACCAGGATACCACCAAGAAGAAGGGGGCCATGGCGCAAGCCTTGGCTGATTTTGGAGCTAAAAAAGCACAAATTTTGTTGGGGACACAAATGGTAGCCAAAGGCTTGGACTTTGAGGATGTTACGCTAGTTGGCGTTTTAAATGCCGATACGGGTCTGGGCTTACCTGATTTTCGTGCTAGTGAAAAAACCTTTGAACTCCTTACCCAGGTTGCCGGCCGAGCCGGTCGAGGTAATCGGGCGGGAGAGGTTGTGATTCAAACGTTTAATCCCAAGCATTACGCGCTGACATTTGCAAAGCACCATGATTACGAAGGCTTTTACCGGCAAGAAATGGCTATCCGCCATGCGGGTGAATTTCCACCCTACTACTACACGATTCAGATTCAGAGTTCACACCCTGATGAAAACCTGGTGGCGGTCCAGAGTGCCAAAATCGGTCTTTGGTTGAGAAAAAAGTTGCCAGAGGATGTTTTGATGCTGGGGCCATCACCCCAAGCCATCGCCAAGCTAAAGGGACGCTACTATTTCCAGATTCTGCTCAAACTGAAGAAGCCCCATGAGGCAGATTCCTTGCTGCGTGACTTGGTTGACCGGTCACAAAAGGCTAAAGCCGGCTTCCAACTTTCGGTCAAGCGTGACCCAGTTACCTTTATGTAA
- the fmt gene encoding methionyl-tRNA formyltransferase: MTNRVVFMGTPQFAVPILEVLVADPQYDVLAVVTQPDRPQGRKQKLTPSPVKTAALAHALPVLQPEKISGSAEMAELIKLAPDFIVTAAFGQFLPEKLLEAAKVAAVNAHASLLPKYRGGAPVHYAIMNGDRETGVSLMYMVKKMDAGDVIDVVKVPIEATDNVGTMFDKLSAVAAPLVLANLPKLAAGTAQAKPQDPDQVSFSPNISRNQQNLDFEKETAEQLNCHIRALYPTHPAHAVVGGERFKLVETTPLAEKTAANPGVITKKDKKHLVIAAADGTQLAIESLQPAGKSVMAVTAYLNGAGQKYAVGDQWVTVEEVNA, translated from the coding sequence ATGACCAATCGCGTTGTCTTTATGGGAACACCCCAATTTGCTGTCCCAATTTTAGAGGTCTTAGTGGCTGATCCCCAATATGATGTTTTGGCTGTGGTGACTCAGCCGGATCGCCCACAGGGGCGTAAGCAAAAGTTGACCCCAAGTCCGGTAAAGACGGCTGCCTTAGCCCATGCTTTACCAGTCTTGCAGCCAGAAAAAATCAGTGGATCAGCTGAAATGGCTGAGTTGATAAAGCTGGCACCTGATTTTATCGTAACGGCTGCTTTTGGACAATTTCTGCCAGAAAAGTTACTGGAGGCGGCCAAGGTAGCGGCGGTAAACGCCCATGCTTCCTTGCTGCCAAAGTACCGTGGTGGTGCACCAGTTCATTACGCAATCATGAATGGTGACCGAGAAACCGGCGTCTCATTGATGTACATGGTCAAGAAAATGGATGCTGGTGATGTGATTGATGTGGTCAAGGTACCGATTGAGGCAACCGATAATGTTGGGACCATGTTTGATAAGTTGAGTGCTGTTGCGGCACCGTTAGTTTTGGCTAATTTACCAAAATTGGCAGCCGGAACAGCCCAAGCAAAACCTCAAGACCCTGACCAGGTCAGCTTTTCACCAAATATCAGTCGTAATCAGCAAAACCTAGACTTTGAAAAAGAGACTGCTGAACAGTTAAATTGCCATATTCGTGCTTTGTATCCAACTCATCCGGCCCATGCCGTGGTTGGCGGTGAACGTTTTAAGCTGGTGGAGACGACCCCCTTGGCTGAAAAAACAGCAGCGAATCCGGGCGTGATTACCAAAAAAGATAAGAAACACCTGGTGATTGCGGCCGCTGATGGCACGCAGTTAGCAATAGAGAGTCTGCAGCCAGCCGGCAAGAGTGTGATGGCCGTTACCGCCTATTTGAATGGTGCCGGTCAAAAATATGCAGTGGGCGACCAGTGGGTCACCGTTGAGGAAGTTAATGCCTAA
- a CDS encoding AAA family ATPase: MVKKNLVKANLTGDRIGVFFGTLAPMHIGHQAEIYKAAALNDGVVVITSGYTGDRGDQIGLPVEKRFRYLRESFNDEDNIKVDYINEDDIPQMPNGWQEWTDRLTATIRRNIVNPEAQITLYTGEAEYKEMLEKMLPKDGHFRVSLMDRTILKVSATAVRKDPLGNWDFINRVFRRHFAKKILVVGAPQTGKSTLTRRLARTSNSPFSVEFSRTYQEKSNVFDSELLLKDYSRIIQGQYDANSAEINSPANNGLTFFDTDAMVTMVEAREWLPKADLAQLLPLFENTIHEEKLDLILVIPPTVAVLNGADPIESAEFDRHLWQVIADYGYADLAVALDRRGGPDDPAGYYARYMQALEIIEDKVGINLTKV; encoded by the coding sequence ATGGTCAAAAAAAACTTAGTTAAAGCAAACTTAACAGGTGACCGAATTGGGGTTTTTTTTGGAACCTTGGCACCGATGCACATTGGGCACCAAGCCGAAATTTATAAGGCCGCAGCCCTGAATGATGGGGTCGTTGTGATTACTTCTGGTTACACAGGTGATCGTGGGGATCAAATCGGTTTGCCGGTTGAAAAGCGGTTCCGTTACTTACGGGAGTCCTTCAATGATGAAGACAACATCAAGGTTGATTACATCAATGAAGATGATATCCCTCAGATGCCTAATGGTTGGCAGGAATGGACAGACCGGTTGACCGCAACGATTCGCCGAAATATTGTGAACCCTGAGGCACAGATTACGCTATATACAGGTGAAGCAGAATATAAGGAAATGCTCGAAAAGATGTTGCCAAAAGATGGGCATTTTCGTGTTTCATTAATGGATCGGACCATTTTGAAGGTGTCGGCAACAGCTGTTCGTAAGGACCCCCTAGGCAACTGGGACTTTATTAACCGTGTTTTTCGGCGCCATTTTGCTAAAAAGATTTTGGTCGTTGGGGCACCACAAACGGGTAAATCAACTTTAACCAGGCGCTTAGCGCGAACATCGAATTCGCCTTTTTCGGTAGAGTTTTCACGAACTTACCAGGAAAAGTCAAATGTCTTTGATAGTGAATTACTTTTAAAGGATTATTCACGGATTATTCAAGGACAATATGATGCTAATTCGGCCGAGATTAATTCGCCGGCCAATAACGGCTTGACTTTCTTTGATACAGATGCGATGGTGACCATGGTGGAAGCAAGAGAGTGGTTACCCAAAGCTGATTTGGCCCAATTGTTACCACTATTTGAGAATACCATTCATGAAGAAAAATTAGACCTAATTTTGGTCATTCCACCAACGGTAGCTGTTTTGAACGGCGCAGATCCAATTGAAAGTGCCGAATTTGACCGTCACCTCTGGCAGGTGATTGCGGATTATGGCTATGCTGACTTGGCAGTGGCCTTGGATCGTCGGGGAGGACCCGATGATCCGGCAGGCTATTATGCCCGTTATATGCAGGCTTTGGAAATTATTGAAGATAAAGTTGGCATCAATTTGACCAAGGTTTAA